The following are encoded together in the Bos taurus isolate L1 Dominette 01449 registration number 42190680 breed Hereford chromosome 12, ARS-UCD2.0, whole genome shotgun sequence genome:
- the ANKRD10 gene encoding ankyrin repeat domain-containing protein 10 isoform X2, with protein MSAVGAGAGVEAGFSSEELLSLRFPLHRACRDGDLAALCSLLQQTPRAHLAAEDSFYGWTPVHWAAHFGKLECLIQLVRAGATLDVSTTRYAQTPAHIAAFGGHPQCLVWLIQAGASINKPPTVWMSPCRSRVVRWKTTPTRCTWTESSPQIMGFDSGPLDTVVPVTAEPRGHFRTCSWLRTARMGSWDMKNSSSVSNTLTNGCVANGHLDFPSTAQPCGMESRSGQCSAGLNGVGTGLVPGLPFPSSQGSPGVNGTEEPERSTQVSPETCGSLHLNGSPSSCVASRPSWAEESLQYGHYHGFGDTAESIPELSSALEHASSVKAEQGYHSAVLGAMHLSHGS; from the exons ATGTCGGCGGTGGGAGCGGGCGCGGGTGTGGAGGCGGGCTTCTCCAGCGAGGAGCTGCTGTCGCTCCGCTTCCCGCTGCACCGCGCCTGCCGCGACGGGGACCTGGCCGCGCTCTGCTCGCTGCTGCAGCAGACGCCGCGCGCCCATCTGGCCGCCGAGGACTCCTTCTACGGCTGGACGCCGGTGCACTGGGCCGCACACTTCGGCAAG TTGGAATGCTTGATACAGTTGGTGAGAGCGGGGGCCACCCTGGACGTCTCCACCACCCGTTACGCACAGACCCCAGCCCACATTGCCGCTTTCGGGGGACACCCTCAGTGCCTCGTCTGGTTGATCCAAGCAGGAGCCAGCATTAACAAACCG CCCACAGTCTGGATGAGTCCATGCCGCTCGCGAGTGGTGAGGTGGAAGACGACCCCGACAAGATGCACGTGGACAGAGAGCTCGCCACAG ATTATGGGTTTTGACAGTGGACCCTTGGACACCGTAGTCCCTGTAACTGCTGAACCCAGAGGACACTTCAGGACGTGCTCGTGGCTCAGGACTGCGCGCATGGGATCTTGGG ATATGAAAAACAGTAGCTCCGTATCGAATACACTGACAAACGGATGTGTCGCCAATGGACACTTGGACTTCCCCTCCACGGCCCAGCCCTGTGGGATGGAGAGCAGGAGTGGCCAGTGCTCGGCAGGACTTAACGGAGTCGGCACTGGCCTAGTTCCAGGGCTGCCTTTCCCGAGCAGCCAGGGCTCCCCCGGCGTTAACGGGACTGAGGAGCCGGAAAGGAGCACCCAAGTCAGCCCGGAGACATGCGGCTCTCTGCACCTCAACGGGAGCCCGAGCAGCTGCGTGGCCAGCAGGCCCTCCTGGGCAGAGGAGAGCCTGCAGTACGGACACTACCATGGCTTTGGGGACACGGCCGAGAGCATCCCCGAGCTCAGCAGCGCGCTGGAGCATGCCAGCTCCGTGAAGGCGGAGCAGGGCTACCACAGCGCCGTGCTGGGCGCCATGCACCTGTCCCACGGCTCGTAG
- the ANKRD10 gene encoding ankyrin repeat domain-containing protein 10 isoform 8 (isoform 8 is encoded by transcript variant 8) has protein sequence MSAVGAGAGVEAGFSSEELLSLRFPLHRACRDGDLAALCSLLQQTPRAHLAAEDSFYGWTPVHWAAHFGKLECLIQLVRAGATLDVSTTRYAQTPAHIAAFGGHPQCLVWLIQAGASINKPDCEGETPIHKAARSGSLDCISALVANGAQVDPQSG, from the exons ATGTCGGCGGTGGGAGCGGGCGCGGGTGTGGAGGCGGGCTTCTCCAGCGAGGAGCTGCTGTCGCTCCGCTTCCCGCTGCACCGCGCCTGCCGCGACGGGGACCTGGCCGCGCTCTGCTCGCTGCTGCAGCAGACGCCGCGCGCCCATCTGGCCGCCGAGGACTCCTTCTACGGCTGGACGCCGGTGCACTGGGCCGCACACTTCGGCAAG TTGGAATGCTTGATACAGTTGGTGAGAGCGGGGGCCACCCTGGACGTCTCCACCACCCGTTACGCACAGACCCCAGCCCACATTGCCGCTTTCGGGGGACACCCTCAGTGCCTCGTCTGGTTGATCCAAGCAGGAGCCAGCATTAACAAACCG GACTGTGAGGGCGAGACTCCTATTCACAAGGCGGCTCGCTCTGGGAGCCTGGACTGCATTAGTGCCCTGGTGGCTAACGGGGCTCAAGTCGA CCCACAGTCTGGATGA
- the ANKRD10 gene encoding ankyrin repeat domain-containing protein 10 isoform 9 (isoform 9 is encoded by transcript variant 9): MSAVGAGAGVEAGFSSEELLSLRFPLHRACRDGDLAALCSLLQQTPRAHLAAEDSFYGWTPVHWAAHFGKLECLIQLVRAGATLDVSTTRYAQTPAHIAAFGGHPQCLVWLIQAGASINKPDCEGETPIHKAARSGSLDCISALVANGAQVDSQH; the protein is encoded by the exons ATGTCGGCGGTGGGAGCGGGCGCGGGTGTGGAGGCGGGCTTCTCCAGCGAGGAGCTGCTGTCGCTCCGCTTCCCGCTGCACCGCGCCTGCCGCGACGGGGACCTGGCCGCGCTCTGCTCGCTGCTGCAGCAGACGCCGCGCGCCCATCTGGCCGCCGAGGACTCCTTCTACGGCTGGACGCCGGTGCACTGGGCCGCACACTTCGGCAAG TTGGAATGCTTGATACAGTTGGTGAGAGCGGGGGCCACCCTGGACGTCTCCACCACCCGTTACGCACAGACCCCAGCCCACATTGCCGCTTTCGGGGGACACCCTCAGTGCCTCGTCTGGTTGATCCAAGCAGGAGCCAGCATTAACAAACCG GACTGTGAGGGCGAGACTCCTATTCACAAGGCGGCTCGCTCTGGGAGCCTGGACTGCATTAGTGCCCTGGTGGCTAACGGGGCTCAAGTCGA TTCACAGCATTAA
- the ANKRD10 gene encoding ankyrin repeat domain-containing protein 10 isoform 6 (isoform 6 is encoded by transcript variant 6) produces the protein MPLASGEVEDDPDKMHVDRELATDMKNSSSVSNTLTNGCVANGHLDFPSTAQPCGMESRSGQCSAGLNGVGTGLVPGLPFPSSQGSPGVNGTEEPERSTQVSPETCGSLHLNGSPSSCVASRPSWAEESLQYGHYHGFGDTAESIPELSSALEHASSVKAEQGYHSAVLGAMHLSHGS, from the exons ATGCCGCTCGCGAGTGGTGAGGTGGAAGACGACCCCGACAAGATGCACGTGGACAGAGAGCTCGCCACAG ATATGAAAAACAGTAGCTCCGTATCGAATACACTGACAAACGGATGTGTCGCCAATGGACACTTGGACTTCCCCTCCACGGCCCAGCCCTGTGGGATGGAGAGCAGGAGTGGCCAGTGCTCGGCAGGACTTAACGGAGTCGGCACTGGCCTAGTTCCAGGGCTGCCTTTCCCGAGCAGCCAGGGCTCCCCCGGCGTTAACGGGACTGAGGAGCCGGAAAGGAGCACCCAAGTCAGCCCGGAGACATGCGGCTCTCTGCACCTCAACGGGAGCCCGAGCAGCTGCGTGGCCAGCAGGCCCTCCTGGGCAGAGGAGAGCCTGCAGTACGGACACTACCATGGCTTTGGGGACACGGCCGAGAGCATCCCCGAGCTCAGCAGCGCGCTGGAGCATGCCAGCTCCGTGAAGGCGGAGCAGGGCTACCACAGCGCCGTGCTGGGCGCCATGCACCTGTCCCACGGCTCGTAG
- the ANKRD10 gene encoding ankyrin repeat domain-containing protein 10 isoform 3 (isoform 3 is encoded by transcript variant 3), whose protein sequence is MSAVGAGAGVEAGFSSEELLSLRFPLHRACRDGDLAALCSLLQQTPRAHLAAEDSFYGWTPVHWAAHFGKLECLIQLVRAGATLDVSTTRYAQTPAHIAAFGGHPQCLVWLIQAGASINKPDCEGETPIHKAARSGSLDCISALVANGAQVDLRNASGLTAADIAQTQGFQECTQFLLNLQNCHLTRFGHNGTLNGGHPSVFPSHVSVGTNRKRCLEDSEPFGMKKARPAAHSLDESMPLASGEVEDDPDKMHVDRELATDYGF, encoded by the exons ATGTCGGCGGTGGGAGCGGGCGCGGGTGTGGAGGCGGGCTTCTCCAGCGAGGAGCTGCTGTCGCTCCGCTTCCCGCTGCACCGCGCCTGCCGCGACGGGGACCTGGCCGCGCTCTGCTCGCTGCTGCAGCAGACGCCGCGCGCCCATCTGGCCGCCGAGGACTCCTTCTACGGCTGGACGCCGGTGCACTGGGCCGCACACTTCGGCAAG TTGGAATGCTTGATACAGTTGGTGAGAGCGGGGGCCACCCTGGACGTCTCCACCACCCGTTACGCACAGACCCCAGCCCACATTGCCGCTTTCGGGGGACACCCTCAGTGCCTCGTCTGGTTGATCCAAGCAGGAGCCAGCATTAACAAACCG GACTGTGAGGGCGAGACTCCTATTCACAAGGCGGCTCGCTCTGGGAGCCTGGACTGCATTAGTGCCCTGGTGGCTAACGGGGCTCAAGTCGA CCTGAGAAATGCCAGTGGCCTGACGGCAGCAGACATTGCTCAAACCCAGGGTTTCCAAGAGTGTACCCAGTTTCTCTTGAACCTCCAGAATTGTCATCTGACTCGTTTCGGTCACAATGGCACCTTAAACGGAGGCCATCCGAGTGTATTTCCTAGTCACGTTAGTGTGGGAACAAACCGCAAGAGATGCCTGGAAGATTCGGAACCCTTTGGCATGAAGAAAGCTCGACCAGCAG CCCACAGTCTGGATGAGTCCATGCCGCTCGCGAGTGGTGAGGTGGAAGACGACCCCGACAAGATGCACGTGGACAGAGAGCTCGCCACAG ATTATGGGTTTTGA
- the ANKRD10 gene encoding ankyrin repeat domain-containing protein 10 isoform 2 (isoform 2 is encoded by transcript variant 2) codes for MSAVGAGAGVEAGFSSEELLSLRFPLHRACRDGDLAALCSLLQQTPRAHLAAEDSFYGWTPVHWAAHFGKLECLIQLVRAGATLDVSTTRYAQTPAHIAAFGGHPQCLVWLIQAGASINKPDCEGETPIHKAARSGSLDCISALVANGAQVDLRNASGLTAADIAQTQGFQECTQFLLNLQNCHLTRFGHNGTLNGGHPSVFPSHVSVGTNRKRCLEDSEPFGMKKARPAAHSLDESMPLASGEVEDDPDKMHVDRELATGGGGQVPVSRSRGPTVEDTKLPEGGAVGPKEIEIYTVSAMQTPCRCRNQYACYF; via the exons ATGTCGGCGGTGGGAGCGGGCGCGGGTGTGGAGGCGGGCTTCTCCAGCGAGGAGCTGCTGTCGCTCCGCTTCCCGCTGCACCGCGCCTGCCGCGACGGGGACCTGGCCGCGCTCTGCTCGCTGCTGCAGCAGACGCCGCGCGCCCATCTGGCCGCCGAGGACTCCTTCTACGGCTGGACGCCGGTGCACTGGGCCGCACACTTCGGCAAG TTGGAATGCTTGATACAGTTGGTGAGAGCGGGGGCCACCCTGGACGTCTCCACCACCCGTTACGCACAGACCCCAGCCCACATTGCCGCTTTCGGGGGACACCCTCAGTGCCTCGTCTGGTTGATCCAAGCAGGAGCCAGCATTAACAAACCG GACTGTGAGGGCGAGACTCCTATTCACAAGGCGGCTCGCTCTGGGAGCCTGGACTGCATTAGTGCCCTGGTGGCTAACGGGGCTCAAGTCGA CCTGAGAAATGCCAGTGGCCTGACGGCAGCAGACATTGCTCAAACCCAGGGTTTCCAAGAGTGTACCCAGTTTCTCTTGAACCTCCAGAATTGTCATCTGACTCGTTTCGGTCACAATGGCACCTTAAACGGAGGCCATCCGAGTGTATTTCCTAGTCACGTTAGTGTGGGAACAAACCGCAAGAGATGCCTGGAAGATTCGGAACCCTTTGGCATGAAGAAAGCTCGACCAGCAG CCCACAGTCTGGATGAGTCCATGCCGCTCGCGAGTGGTGAGGTGGAAGACGACCCCGACAAGATGCACGTGGACAGAGAGCTCGCCACAGGTGGGGGCGGACAGGTTCCCGTTAGCCGCAGCCGCGGTCCAACGGTCGAAGACACCAAACTGCCGGAGGGCGGTGCCGTTGGACCCAAAGAGATAGAAATCTATACTGTTTCGGCAATGCAGACCCCCTGTCGTTGCAGGAACCAGTATGCGTGTTATTTCTAA
- the ANKRD10 gene encoding ankyrin repeat domain-containing protein 10 isoform 4 (isoform 4 is encoded by transcript variant 4) yields MSPCRSRVVRWKTTPTRCTWTESSPQIMGFDSGPLDTVVPVTAEPRGHFRTCSWLRTARMGSWDMKNSSSVSNTLTNGCVANGHLDFPSTAQPCGMESRSGQCSAGLNGVGTGLVPGLPFPSSQGSPGVNGTEEPERSTQVSPETCGSLHLNGSPSSCVASRPSWAEESLQYGHYHGFGDTAESIPELSSALEHASSVKAEQGYHSAVLGAMHLSHGS; encoded by the exons ATGAGTCCATGCCGCTCGCGAGTGGTGAGGTGGAAGACGACCCCGACAAGATGCACGTGGACAGAGAGCTCGCCACAG ATTATGGGTTTTGACAGTGGACCCTTGGACACCGTAGTCCCTGTAACTGCTGAACCCAGAGGACACTTCAGGACGTGCTCGTGGCTCAGGACTGCGCGCATGGGATCTTGGG ATATGAAAAACAGTAGCTCCGTATCGAATACACTGACAAACGGATGTGTCGCCAATGGACACTTGGACTTCCCCTCCACGGCCCAGCCCTGTGGGATGGAGAGCAGGAGTGGCCAGTGCTCGGCAGGACTTAACGGAGTCGGCACTGGCCTAGTTCCAGGGCTGCCTTTCCCGAGCAGCCAGGGCTCCCCCGGCGTTAACGGGACTGAGGAGCCGGAAAGGAGCACCCAAGTCAGCCCGGAGACATGCGGCTCTCTGCACCTCAACGGGAGCCCGAGCAGCTGCGTGGCCAGCAGGCCCTCCTGGGCAGAGGAGAGCCTGCAGTACGGACACTACCATGGCTTTGGGGACACGGCCGAGAGCATCCCCGAGCTCAGCAGCGCGCTGGAGCATGCCAGCTCCGTGAAGGCGGAGCAGGGCTACCACAGCGCCGTGCTGGGCGCCATGCACCTGTCCCACGGCTCGTAG
- the ANKRD10 gene encoding ankyrin repeat domain-containing protein 10 isoform 7 (isoform 7 is encoded by transcript variant 7) produces the protein MSAVGAGAGVEAGFSSEELLSLRFPLHRACRDGDLAALCSLLQQTPRAHLAAEDSFYGWTPVHWAAHFGKLECLIQLVRAGATLDVSTTRYAQTPAHIAAFGGHPQCLVWLIQAGASINKPDCEGETPIHKAARSGSLDCISALVANGAQVEMKFASS, from the exons ATGTCGGCGGTGGGAGCGGGCGCGGGTGTGGAGGCGGGCTTCTCCAGCGAGGAGCTGCTGTCGCTCCGCTTCCCGCTGCACCGCGCCTGCCGCGACGGGGACCTGGCCGCGCTCTGCTCGCTGCTGCAGCAGACGCCGCGCGCCCATCTGGCCGCCGAGGACTCCTTCTACGGCTGGACGCCGGTGCACTGGGCCGCACACTTCGGCAAG TTGGAATGCTTGATACAGTTGGTGAGAGCGGGGGCCACCCTGGACGTCTCCACCACCCGTTACGCACAGACCCCAGCCCACATTGCCGCTTTCGGGGGACACCCTCAGTGCCTCGTCTGGTTGATCCAAGCAGGAGCCAGCATTAACAAACCG GACTGTGAGGGCGAGACTCCTATTCACAAGGCGGCTCGCTCTGGGAGCCTGGACTGCATTAGTGCCCTGGTGGCTAACGGGGCTCAAGTCGA GATGAAGTTTGCATCAAGTTAA
- the ANKRD10 gene encoding ankyrin repeat domain-containing protein 10 isoform 1 (isoform 1 is encoded by transcript variant 1): protein MSAVGAGAGVEAGFSSEELLSLRFPLHRACRDGDLAALCSLLQQTPRAHLAAEDSFYGWTPVHWAAHFGKLECLIQLVRAGATLDVSTTRYAQTPAHIAAFGGHPQCLVWLIQAGASINKPDCEGETPIHKAARSGSLDCISALVANGAQVDLRNASGLTAADIAQTQGFQECTQFLLNLQNCHLTRFGHNGTLNGGHPSVFPSHVSVGTNRKRCLEDSEPFGMKKARPAAHSLDESMPLASGEVEDDPDKMHVDRELATDMKNSSSVSNTLTNGCVANGHLDFPSTAQPCGMESRSGQCSAGLNGVGTGLVPGLPFPSSQGSPGVNGTEEPERSTQVSPETCGSLHLNGSPSSCVASRPSWAEESLQYGHYHGFGDTAESIPELSSALEHASSVKAEQGYHSAVLGAMHLSHGS, encoded by the exons ATGTCGGCGGTGGGAGCGGGCGCGGGTGTGGAGGCGGGCTTCTCCAGCGAGGAGCTGCTGTCGCTCCGCTTCCCGCTGCACCGCGCCTGCCGCGACGGGGACCTGGCCGCGCTCTGCTCGCTGCTGCAGCAGACGCCGCGCGCCCATCTGGCCGCCGAGGACTCCTTCTACGGCTGGACGCCGGTGCACTGGGCCGCACACTTCGGCAAG TTGGAATGCTTGATACAGTTGGTGAGAGCGGGGGCCACCCTGGACGTCTCCACCACCCGTTACGCACAGACCCCAGCCCACATTGCCGCTTTCGGGGGACACCCTCAGTGCCTCGTCTGGTTGATCCAAGCAGGAGCCAGCATTAACAAACCG GACTGTGAGGGCGAGACTCCTATTCACAAGGCGGCTCGCTCTGGGAGCCTGGACTGCATTAGTGCCCTGGTGGCTAACGGGGCTCAAGTCGA CCTGAGAAATGCCAGTGGCCTGACGGCAGCAGACATTGCTCAAACCCAGGGTTTCCAAGAGTGTACCCAGTTTCTCTTGAACCTCCAGAATTGTCATCTGACTCGTTTCGGTCACAATGGCACCTTAAACGGAGGCCATCCGAGTGTATTTCCTAGTCACGTTAGTGTGGGAACAAACCGCAAGAGATGCCTGGAAGATTCGGAACCCTTTGGCATGAAGAAAGCTCGACCAGCAG CCCACAGTCTGGATGAGTCCATGCCGCTCGCGAGTGGTGAGGTGGAAGACGACCCCGACAAGATGCACGTGGACAGAGAGCTCGCCACAG ATATGAAAAACAGTAGCTCCGTATCGAATACACTGACAAACGGATGTGTCGCCAATGGACACTTGGACTTCCCCTCCACGGCCCAGCCCTGTGGGATGGAGAGCAGGAGTGGCCAGTGCTCGGCAGGACTTAACGGAGTCGGCACTGGCCTAGTTCCAGGGCTGCCTTTCCCGAGCAGCCAGGGCTCCCCCGGCGTTAACGGGACTGAGGAGCCGGAAAGGAGCACCCAAGTCAGCCCGGAGACATGCGGCTCTCTGCACCTCAACGGGAGCCCGAGCAGCTGCGTGGCCAGCAGGCCCTCCTGGGCAGAGGAGAGCCTGCAGTACGGACACTACCATGGCTTTGGGGACACGGCCGAGAGCATCCCCGAGCTCAGCAGCGCGCTGGAGCATGCCAGCTCCGTGAAGGCGGAGCAGGGCTACCACAGCGCCGTGCTGGGCGCCATGCACCTGTCCCACGGCTCGTAG
- the ANKRD10 gene encoding ankyrin repeat domain-containing protein 10 isoform 5 (isoform 5 is encoded by transcript variant 5) — MSAVGAGAGVEAGFSSEELLSLRFPLHRACRDGDLAALCSLLQQTPRAHLAAEDSFYGWTPVHWAAHFGKLECLIQLVRAGATLDVSTTRYAQTPAHIAAFGGHPQCLVWLIQAGASINKPPTVWMSPCRSRVVRWKTTPTRCTWTESSPQVGADRFPLAAAAVQRSKTPNCRRAVPLDPKR; from the exons ATGTCGGCGGTGGGAGCGGGCGCGGGTGTGGAGGCGGGCTTCTCCAGCGAGGAGCTGCTGTCGCTCCGCTTCCCGCTGCACCGCGCCTGCCGCGACGGGGACCTGGCCGCGCTCTGCTCGCTGCTGCAGCAGACGCCGCGCGCCCATCTGGCCGCCGAGGACTCCTTCTACGGCTGGACGCCGGTGCACTGGGCCGCACACTTCGGCAAG TTGGAATGCTTGATACAGTTGGTGAGAGCGGGGGCCACCCTGGACGTCTCCACCACCCGTTACGCACAGACCCCAGCCCACATTGCCGCTTTCGGGGGACACCCTCAGTGCCTCGTCTGGTTGATCCAAGCAGGAGCCAGCATTAACAAACCG CCCACAGTCTGGATGAGTCCATGCCGCTCGCGAGTGGTGAGGTGGAAGACGACCCCGACAAGATGCACGTGGACAGAGAGCTCGCCACAGGTGGGGGCGGACAGGTTCCCGTTAGCCGCAGCCGCGGTCCAACGGTCGAAGACACCAAACTGCCGGAGGGCGGTGCCGTTGGACCCAAAGAGATAG